From Caretta caretta isolate rCarCar2 chromosome 3, rCarCar1.hap1, whole genome shotgun sequence, a single genomic window includes:
- the VIP gene encoding VIP peptides isoform X1, with protein MMEHRSSSQLLLSFTLFSVLCSPLLALPPLGTYSAVSRLGNRMPFDGASEPDQAQGSLKLETDILPNALPENDKFYFDMSRAIDRNARHADGLFTSGYSKLLGQLSARRYLESLIGKRVSNNLMDEQMPVKRHSDAVFTDNYSRFRKQMAVKKYLNSVLTGKRSQEELNPASLRDEAELLEPSFSETYDDVTVDELLNRLPLSL; from the exons ATGATGGAACATAGAAGCAGCTCCCAGCTTCTTCTGTCCTTCACACTCTTCAGTGTTCTCTGCTCGCCACTACTGGCATTACCGCCTTTGGGGACATACTCAGCTGTGAG TAGGTTGGGAAACAGAATGCCATTTGACGGAGCAAGTGAACCTGATCAAGCCCAGGGTTCATTAAAACTTGAAACTGACATTTTGCCAAATGCACTACCAGAAAATGACAAATTCTATTTTGACATGTCCAGAGCTATAGATAG GAATGCAAGACATGCTGATGGACTTTTCACCAGTGGCTACAGCAAACTTCTGGGTCAGCTTTCTGCAAGGAGATATCTGGAATCACTTATTGGAAAACGGGTTAG CAACAACCTCATGGACGAACAGATGCCCGTCAAACGTCATTCGGATGCCGTCTTTACTGACAACTACAGCCGATTTCGAAAGCAAATGGCCGTGAAGAAATATTTAAACTCAGTTTTAACTGGAAAAAGAAG CCAAGAAGAGCTAAACCCTGCCAGCCTTCGAGATGAAGCAGAATTGCTTGAACCCTCCTTTTCCGAAACCTATGATGATGTTACAGTAGATGAGCTGCTGAACCGCCTCCCATTG agtcTTTGA
- the VIP gene encoding VIP peptides isoform X2, whose amino-acid sequence MMEHRSSSQLLLSFTLFSVLCSPLLALPPLGTYSAVRLGNRMPFDGASEPDQAQGSLKLETDILPNALPENDKFYFDMSRAIDRNARHADGLFTSGYSKLLGQLSARRYLESLIGKRVSNNLMDEQMPVKRHSDAVFTDNYSRFRKQMAVKKYLNSVLTGKRSQEELNPASLRDEAELLEPSFSETYDDVTVDELLNRLPLSL is encoded by the exons ATGATGGAACATAGAAGCAGCTCCCAGCTTCTTCTGTCCTTCACACTCTTCAGTGTTCTCTGCTCGCCACTACTGGCATTACCGCCTTTGGGGACATACTCAGCTGTGAG GTTGGGAAACAGAATGCCATTTGACGGAGCAAGTGAACCTGATCAAGCCCAGGGTTCATTAAAACTTGAAACTGACATTTTGCCAAATGCACTACCAGAAAATGACAAATTCTATTTTGACATGTCCAGAGCTATAGATAG GAATGCAAGACATGCTGATGGACTTTTCACCAGTGGCTACAGCAAACTTCTGGGTCAGCTTTCTGCAAGGAGATATCTGGAATCACTTATTGGAAAACGGGTTAG CAACAACCTCATGGACGAACAGATGCCCGTCAAACGTCATTCGGATGCCGTCTTTACTGACAACTACAGCCGATTTCGAAAGCAAATGGCCGTGAAGAAATATTTAAACTCAGTTTTAACTGGAAAAAGAAG CCAAGAAGAGCTAAACCCTGCCAGCCTTCGAGATGAAGCAGAATTGCTTGAACCCTCCTTTTCCGAAACCTATGATGATGTTACAGTAGATGAGCTGCTGAACCGCCTCCCATTG agtcTTTGA